The Porites lutea chromosome 11, jaPorLute2.1, whole genome shotgun sequence genome includes a region encoding these proteins:
- the LOC140952969 gene encoding histone deacetylase 1-like produces the protein MAYTAPGGKKRVCYYYDGDIGNYYYGQGHPMKPHRIRMTHNLLLNYGLYRKMEIYRPHKANLDEMTKYHSDDYIKFLKTIRPDNMSEYTKQMQRFNVGEDCPVFDGLFEFCQLSTGGSIAGAVKLNKQQTDIAINWAGGLHHAKKSEASGFCYVNDIVLAILELLKYHQRVLYIDIDIHHGDGVEEAFYTTDRVMTVSFHKYGEYFPGTGDLRDIGAGKGKYYAVNFPLRDGIDDDSYEQIFNPVISKVMEVYKPNAVVLQCGADSLAGDRLGCFNLSLKGHAQCVNFVKKFNLPLLVLGGGGYTIRNVARCWTFETAVALDSDIANELPYNDYFEYFGPDFKLHISPSNMANQNTNDYLEKIKQRLFENLRMLPHAPGVQMHPIPDDAPALEESDNEDEYMEPDKRIGIRDSDKHISNPEEYSDSEDEGDNRRDNHVPKESRRKKRKTTATPVEKMVTNGVENTEETKPPKMVKESNPSTSPVEEKEKAKSSTEGTPNEGSPQTVANATTEMTTEPTPEQEASRKSPEAAEESVPSKGEKEEPMDVQESETPANTNDDTSSNTEKPATASSANSNSPKPPEEEAKEKTPRTEENPAEAEREEEAKMEQ, from the exons ATGGCGTACACAGCGCCCGGCGGAAAGAAGCGAGTTTGCTACTATTACGATG GTGACATCGGGAACTACTATTACGGTCAAGGCCATCCGATGAAGCCGCATCGTATTCGAATGACGcacaacttacttttgaacTATGGCTTGTACAGGAAGATGGAAATCTAC CGCCCTCACAAAGCAAATTTGGACGAGATGACTAAATACCATTCAGATGATTACATCAAGTTTCTGAAGACCATAAGGCCTGATAATATGTCTGAGTACACCAAACAAATGCAAAGAT ttaATGTTGGAGAGGACTGTCCAGTTTTTGATGGCTTGTTTGAGTTTTGCCAGCTCTCAACGGGTGGCTCTATAG CTGGAGCAGTGAAACTCAATAAACAACAAACAGACATTGCCATCAACTGGGCTGGTGGCTTGCATCATGCTAAAAAATCAGAAGCATCAGGATTTTGTTATGTTAATGACATTGTTCTGGCTATTTTAGAGCTCCTCAA gtACCATCAACGAGTTTTGTACATTGATATTGACATTCACCATGGTGATGGAGTTGAGGAGGCATTTTACACCACTGACCGTGTCATGACAGTTTCATTTCATAAATATGGGGAATATTTCCCTGGTACAGGTGATCTTAGG GATATTGGTGCTGGAAAAGGCAAATATTATGCTGTGAACTTTCCCCTGAGAGATGGCATTGACGATGACTCTTATGAGCAAATCTTTAATCCT GTTATTTCCAAGGTAATGGAAGTATACAAACCAAATGCTGTTGTTCTCCAGTGTGGAGCTGACTCTCTTGCAGGAGACAGACTAGGATGTTTCAACCTGTCTCTTAAAG GTCATGCGCAGTGCGTTAACTTTGTCAAGAAGTTCAATCTTCCACTGCTGGTTCTTGGAGGTGGTGGGTACACAATCAGAAATGTTGCCAGATGCTGGACATTTGAAACAGCAGTTGCGCTGGACTCAGATATTGCAAATG AACTTCCATACAATGACTATTTTGAGTATTTTGGCCCAGACTTCAAGCTGCACATTAGTCCATCTAACATGGCCAACCAAAACACAAATGACTATCTGGAAAAAATCAA ACAAAGATTATTCGAGAATCTCCGTATGTTGCCACATGCACCAGGAGTTCAGATGCACC CTATTCCTGATGATGCACCTGCATTGGAAGAAAGTGATAATGAAGATGAATACATGGAACCTGACAAAAGGATTGGCA TTCGTGATTCAGACAAACACATCTCAAACCCTGAGGAATACTCTGACTCAGAAGATGAAGGAGACAACAGAAGGGATAACCACGTGCCCAAAGAAAGCAGGCGAAAAAAAcggaaaacaacagcaacaccAGTCgagaaaatggtgacaaacgGTGTGGAAAATACTGAGGAAACAAAACCACCAAAAATGGTGAAGGAATCTAACCCCAGCACCTCCCCTGTGGAGGAGAAAGAGAAAGCCAAGAGCTCAACTGAGGGGACCCCAAACGAGGGTTCACCACAGACTGTAGCTAACGCTACTACAGAGATGACGACAGAACCTACACCTGAACAGGAGGCTAGCAGAAAAAG CCCCGAAGCTGCCGAAGAATCAGTACCAagtaaaggagaaaaagaagaacCAATGGATGTTCAAGAATCTGAGACCCCTGCTAACACCAACGA